The following proteins are co-located in the Besnoitia besnoiti strain Bb-Ger1 chromosome Unknown contig00007, whole genome shotgun sequence genome:
- a CDS encoding tetratricopeptide repeat-containing protein (encoded by transcript BESB_073630), which produces MAQETDKLPAPVAAAAAEEANEGARKVAQAAKEKEEGNELFKKGQVPEAIEVWRHALKLCYELSVSGDAPNLGEMYDLQTALENNLAAGLLKEGSYSRCLDHCDNVLRHDPQNEKALLRMAKAHIELQEYAQAEETIRRLREARPDNAEAASLQRRVLEVQKEHRRQEKVLYQSMLSRKGRESHSLSGSEKHESAPAQPSQWMWSVEFQPVDRDATVWRAPHSLESLTEECNFPLTRGLPLTILYALQAADEARKAALTRQAQTRLSAQSGGAQRGGDGGATAVAAPSPSGQTAATAEADCWNWRSIRRDVLCVHLIGVTSAHEMGCKFTVLLERWPEVKTLILVFIGFLGSHGKLEKELERGKLQPPAVVRTEDGREQLAVPFKGTYEEFVQAVPGVLTNPECTFFPDFAVLSTPLFSRDVDSWKPALALLLDSDVLSIATVSGPLRESVGAESREDEEVVKNVGGRIVVPTTKNEFPIILRVPKEALKNRQGTSRDDNPTEFIGNEFAEDEEAAKAASTSEILGAKHAAFFVFRGRAK; this is translated from the exons GGCCAGGTGCCGGAGGCGATCGAGGTCTGGCGCCACGCGCTGAAGCTATGTTACgagctctctgtctccg gcgacgcgccgaatCTGGGCGAGATGTACGACCTGCAGACCGCCCTCGAGAATAACTTGGCAGCCGGACTCCTCAAGGAAGGATCTTACTCCCGCTGCTTGGACCACTGCGACAACGTGCTGCGGCACGACCCGCAGAACGAGAAAGCGCTGCTGAGGATGGCCAAGGCGCACATCGAACTGCAG GAGTATGCtcaggcagaggagacgattcggcgcctccgcgaggctcGCCCCGACAACGCAGAAGCCGCCTCGCTCCAGCGGCGAGTTCTCGAGGTCCAGAAGGAGCACCGAAGGCAGGAGAAGGTGCTGTATCAGTCCATGCTCAGCAGAAAGGGAAGGGAGTCTCACTCGTTGTCGGGATCGGAGAAACACGAATCAGCGCCCGCACAGCCGAGCCAGTGGATGTGGTCGGTGGAGTTCCAGCCCGTGGATCGAGACGCGACTGTGTGGAGGGCGCCTCACTCGCTGGAGAGCCTCACCGAAGAGTGCAACTTTCCACTGACCCGAGGCCTGCCTTTGACAATTCTCTACGCGCTTCAAGCGGCCGACGAGGCTCGAAAAGCGGCGCTAACGAGGCAGGCCCAGACGCGCCTCTCGGCTCAGTCTGGAGGAGCCCAGaggggaggcgacggcggcgcgaccgccgtCGCAGCTCCCTCCCCGTCggggcagacggcggcgacggccgaaGCGGACTGCTGGAACTGGCGGTCGATACGCAGAGACGTTCTCTGCGTCCACCTGATTGGAGTGACTAGCGCCCACGAAATGGGGTGCAAATTCACCGTCCTCCTGGAGCGCTGGCCAGAAGTGAAGACGCTCATTCTCGTCTTCATCGGCTTCCTCGGGAGCCACGGCAAACTCGAAA AGGAGCTCGAGCGCGGAAAGCTCCAGCCGCCCGCCGTCGTCAGGACAGAGGACGGCCGCGAACAGCTGGCAGTTCCCTTCAAAGGCACCTACGAGGAGTTTGTCCAG GCCGTCCCCGGAGTTCTTACAAATCCTGAATGCACATTCTTCCCCGACTTTGCGGTCTTGAGCACACCGCTGTTTTCTCGGGATGTCGATTCCTGGAAGCCGGCTCTGGCTCTCCTTCTTGATTCGGACGTC CTCTCCATTGCGACAGTCAGCGGCCCCCTGCGGGAGTCGGTTGGAGCCGAATCccgagaagacgaggaggtcGTGAAGAACGTTGGCGGCCGCATCGTCGTGCCGACTACGAAAAACGAGTTTCCGATCATTCTGCGGGTGCCCAAAGAGGCCCTCAAAAACCGCCAGGGAACAAGCAGGGACGACAACCCTACGGAGTTCATTGGGAACGAGTTtgccgaagacgaagaggctgcgAAAGCCGCATCCACGTCGGAGATCTTGGGAGCGAAGCATGCAG CGTTTTTCGTGTTTCGTGGCCGTGCGAAGTAG
- a CDS encoding uncharacterized protein (encoded by transcript BESB_073600) — translation MATAAPSLPAPLCGPTARSLVSYHVPLQGPVRRLPASSATEAASQSSSCPLSCAPQLAAAPSGLLAPRPTRTGSGKQTDAAAAEPGWTVHTLRGSVASTEAAASGNGDDRNCAMQDVREGEYEGGLSVWECSWDLVQFILKLKQEDVAAQHVLDLGCGHGLVGLLMLQRGAGAVVFQDLNAEVLAGVTGPTVALNLSLSRRPHAAQDPARPPAAAESHRMRLCALAKRPPSANAPDASAPPLPEGCANLPANCLLLPASWEAFPSLCCSCKCACSRGAVAGSAAALPTGDVSGSLPGATQHQFDWIVASECIYRPQLFETLRQLLKKLLKRGTGKALIAGKRYYFGIGGGTLPFLHFLRKAETEERERRQQEKYQAAATRGDMKVDCEENHDAEEDALEVSVALTIEDRASNVRDILTIEKRPKP, via the exons ATGGCCACGGCGGCACCTTCGCTcccggcgccgctctgcggccCCACGGCAAGGTCTCTCGTCTCTTACCACGTCCCTCTACAGGGCCCGGTTCGCCGTTtgcctgcgtcctccgcgaccgAGGCCGCTTCGCAGAGCTCGTcctgtcctctctcttgTGCTCCTCAACTCGCGGCGGCACCCAGCGGACTActcgccccgcgcccgacgcgcacCGGAAGCGGAaagcagacagacgcggctgctgcagagcccGGATGGACTGTGCACACGTTGCGCGGGAGCGTGGCGAGCAccgaggccgcagcctcaGGCAACGGTGACGACCGCAACTGCGCGATGCAGGAC GTGAGAGAAGGGGAATACGAAGGCGGCCTCTCTGTGTGGGAATGCTCCTGGGACCTCGTGCAGTTCATCTTGAAACTAAAACAGGAAGACGTCGCAGCCCAACATGTGCTTGACCTCG GCTGCGGCCACGGTCTGGTAGGCCTTCTGATGCTTCagaggggcgcgggcgcagtcGTCTTCCAGGACTTGAACGCCGAGGTGCTTGCGGGCGTCACAGGCCCGACGGTGGCTCTCAACCTTTCTCTGAGCCGGCGCCCGCACGCCGCCCAAGACCCAGCCAGGcctccagccgcggcggagagccacAGAATGCGCCTTTGCGCGCTCGCGAAGCGTCCGCCGTCCGCGAACGCACCAGACGcatcggcgccgccgctgcccgaAGGGTGCGCGAACTTACCTGCGAActgcctccttctccccGCCTCCTGGGAAGCTTTTCCGTCTCTGTGCTGCTCCTGCAAGTGTGCGTGCTCGCGTGGGGCCgtcgcgggctccgcggcggcgctgccaaCGGGCGACGTGAGCGGCAGCCTGCCAGGCGCGACTCAGCACCAGTTCGACTGGATCGTCGCCTCTGAATGCATCTACAGACCGCAGCTCTTCGAAacgctgcggcagcttctCAAAAAACTGCTGAAGCGAGGCACCGGCAAAGCGCTCATTGCTGGCAAGCG GTACTACTTCGGGATCGGTGGCGGCACGTTGCCTTTCCTGCACTTTTTGCGAAAGGCTGAGACAGAGgaaagagagcggagacagcaAGAGAAGTACCaagccgccgcgacgagagGTGACATGAAGGTAGACTGTGAAGAGAACCAcgacgctgaagaagacgcacTAGAGGTCTCTGTGGCGCTGACGATTGAGGACAGAGCCTCCAACGTACGCGATATTCTTACCATTGAGAAACGACCTAAACCGTAG
- a CDS encoding uncharacterized protein (encoded by transcript BESB_073590) has protein sequence MSRSRFLAARRRASCLFVLCSSLLLAQLSARFRTLLLLHAAPPLSPAVRGAGEEAAARPRPTFGPFAADGGSGVSAWRRVGAEFNGVLVLTDIDDTLWSSGNWRLAGKSLGGIDGDLSRGQTYPGIGALYFLLSSGPHVTAAPVNMMLPTCPTRLASPLWETCPVTDYRSWVLRTLAAASATSASSPFALSAPPASPPPPPPVDDDKPPPPPVDDGKPPPPPPVDDDKPPPPPRVVDDNPPPPPRVDDDKPPLPPRVGLLTARASTSAMRTFTRPASFYGAVETALIHGARQVYGPGVEGWGRVRFENSMELFRDVIGGQHSRGRGKISGFKEALARFPDVTPIFSGDTGEKDVEAAAGMALYAQNKLAAVFVHVVIGATEDEEEAEFEEGHNVRLTPFTLRFNGRRIPSLRLVADVSVLLHPGDPQPTSFASLSDTHLYAAGMGVAGVFKPLMVAYARDDRRQRLKLDDPTNRRAMQEEETLLRKYVGLPIFFLKYGQLDIQRRFGLKRQTTRNPLRKLYKKLSSGLKKGVSKVVSLQWTEEEELRGYIDLSDVPSSGNFSQADDLGVPFIPYRTALGAGISAFVLEMLTLQDLVNLAVAAIRDYRSLGPAEACAQKEVLDDLFFDLHYMQDLAGDALRRARLENRAIFEDGVEAIRTFRSQSKKFCIPMGPSLSWALGEDVGACLALFHGPTAPQSAAGASGAYARGAVELAAILPAVAPLARAACTFMDQMKYWKSAGGDELEVLSLKFSLALNQAVELSNDDDISARQSSVPSRESSTRAGADLNVPDARPPSLSDSGFSSYPLVQEDPSFNSSAVAASPMPLLRPSSGTVNVDDSWSLSPGLQLAERSGSSSAGLARPRASASSTNDRRRPLEGAGTRAQPLVGYAGLAASLAPSPAAERRPETLAVSKASTVADSDLGDDEPDASLFERRSPTSVPVRNFYIGATPPDVSVSPRDLRGDMGGKDLSPDAAATSSLSPSAVASINECPYPSVRKLLLVMRPICEKQQKNYGLAAPCAVMSRLLYDDGVLDIFAEVAAWMERGAKTPLYLPKLHLTLDPEHYRLGTLMRKENSSFRNLRSVLTRGRGHHAYNLIELKRRHRSCVCGIMAVSVIPEEQPRSPRAIAFVRPDHAE, from the exons ATGTCGCGGAGTCGGTTTttggcggcgcgtcggcgcgcgtcgtGCTTGTTTGTGCTCTGCTCTTCACTGCTTCTCGCTCAGCTTTCTGCGCGGTTTCGgactctgcttcttctccatgccgcgcctcccttgTCGCcggccgtccgcggcgcgggcgaggaggcggcagctcgcccgcgcccgactTTCGGGCCTttcgccgcggacggcggctcAGGCGTTTCGGCCtggaggcgcgtcggcgccgagtTCAACGGCGTGCTGGTCTTGACCGACATCGACGACACGCTGTGGTCATCGGGGAActggcggctcgccggcAAGTCGCTCGGCGGCATCGACGGAGACCTCTCGCGAGGACAAACGTACCCAGGCATCGGGGCGCTCTactttctcctctcctcgggCCCCCACGTGACCGCGGCTCCAGTCAACATGATGCTGCCGACGTGTCCAACGCGCTTAGCGTCGCCGCTCTGGGAGACTTGCCCCGTGACGGACTACCGCTCGTGGGTATTGCGcacgctggcggccgcgtctgcgacttcggcgtcgtcgcccttcgcgctgtctgccccccccgcgtcgccgccgcctccgccgcctgtcgACGACGATaagccgcctccgccgcccgtcgACGACGGtaagccgccgcctccgccgcccgttGACGACGAtaagccgccgcctccgccgcgcgtcgtcgacgataacccgccgcctccgccgcgcgtcgacgACGATAAGCcgccccttccgccgcgcgtcggcctgctcaccgcgcgggcgtcgacgTCGGCGATGCGAACTTTCACCCGCCCAGCGTCTTTCTACGGCGCCGTGGAGACGGCGCTGATTCACGGCGCGCGACAGGTCTACGGCCCTGGCGTCGAGGGCTGGGGCCGTGTCCGCTTCGAGAACAGCATGGAGCTCTTCCGCGACGTGATCGGCGGGCAGCactcgcgcggtcgcggaaaGATCTCCGGATTcaaggaggcgctcgccagaTTCCCAGACGTCACGCCCATATTCTCCGGCGACACCGGCGAGAAGGacgtcgaggccgccgccggcatgGCGCTCTACGCCCAGAACAaactcgccgccgtcttcgtccaCGTGGTTATCGGAGCgacggaagacgaagaggaggcagaatTCGAGGAGGGCCACAATGTGAGATTGACCCCGTTTACTCTCAG ATTCAACGGTCGGCGCATTCCCTCGCTTCGGCTGGTCGCGGACGTGTCTGTTTTGCTGCATCCGGGAGACCCCCAGCCTacctccttcgcgtcgctttcCGACACGCACCTGTATGCGGCGGGGATGGGTGTGGCGGGCGTCTTCAAGCCCCTGATGGTGGCTtacgcgcgcgacgacagGCGCCAAAGACTGAAGCTCGACGACCCCACGAACCGCCGAGCGAtgcaggaggaagagacgcTGCTCCGAAAGTACGTGGGGCTGCCGATCTTCTTCCTCAAGTACGGGCAACTCGACATCCAGCGACGCTTCGGGCTGAAGCGGCAAACGACTCGAAACCCGCTGCGGAAGCTCTACAAAAAGCTCTCCAGCGGCCTCAAGAAAGGCGTGTCCAAGGTCGTCTCGCTGCAGTGGACTGAGGAAGAAG AACTGCGAGGCTACATCGATCTCTCGGACGTGCCTTCCAGCGGGAATTTTTCTCAAGCGGACGATCTGGGTGTTCCCTTCATCCCCTACAGAACAGCGTTGGGGGCGGGCATCTCTGCGTTTGTTTTGGAGATGCTGACGCTGCAAGATTTAGTCAACttggcggtggcggcgatTCGGGACTACCGTTCTCTGGGCCCAGCTGAGGCGTGTGCCCAGAAGGAGGTGCTGGACGATTTGTTTTTCGACCTGCACTACATGCAGGATCTTGCCGGGGatgcgctgcggagggctCGCCTTGAGAACCGCGCGATTTTCGAGGACGGTGTCGAGGCGATTCGCACGTTTCGTAGTCAGAGCAAGAAGTTCTGCATTCCGATGGGGCCGTCGCTGTCCTGGGCTCTCGGCGAAGACGTCGGAgcgtgcctcgcgctcttccaCGGCCCCACGGCTCCGCAgagtgcggcgggcgcgagtgGCGCGTATGCGCGTGGAGCTGTCGAGCTCGCCGCGATTCttcccgccgtcgcgcctcttGCGCGAGCTGCATGCACCTTCATGGACCAGATGAAGTACTGGAAGAGTGCAGGTGGAGATGAGCTGGAAGTTCTCAGTCTAAAATTCTCTCTGGCGCTCAATCAGGCAGTCGAACTTAGCAATGACGACGACATCAGCGCCCGCCAGAGCTCGGTCCCCAGTCGCGAATCCTCTACTAGGGCCGGAGCCGATCTAAATGTCCCCGACGCACGTCCCCCGTCTCTCTCGGACTCAGGATTTTCATCTTATCCGCTCGTGCAGGAGGACCCTTCGTTCAATTCGAGCGCTGTCGCAGCGTCGCCGATGCCGCTGCTCCGTCCGAGCTCGGGAACAGTCAATGTAGATGACAGTTGGTCTCTGTCTCCCGGCCTGCAGTTGGCGGAGCGAAGCGGCTCGTCCTCAGCGGGCTTGGCCAGACCGCgggcttctgcgtcgtctaCAAACGACCGTCGGAGGCCCTTGGAAGGCGCGGggacgcgagcgcagccgctTGTGGGTTATGCCGGTCttgcggcgtcgctggctccctcgcccgcagcggaGCGCAGGCCTGAGACACTCGCTGTGTCGAAAGCTTCAACTGTAGCCGATAGCGACCTGGGGGACGACGAGCCTGACGCTTCCTTGTTTGAGCGGAGGTCGCCGACCTCCGTGCCGGTTCGAAACTTCTACATCggtgcgacgccgcccgACGTCAGCGTGTCGCCGCGAGACTTGAGAGGCGATATGGGGGGTAAGGATCTCTCTCCGGACGCGGCAGCGACCTCGTCACTGTCGCCCAGCGCAGTCGCGTCAATCAATGAGTGCCCGTACCCATCCGTTCGCAAGTTGCTTCTTGTGATGCGCCCAATctgcgagaagcagcagaagaaCTACGGACTCGCCGCACCCTGCGCTGTCATGTCGCGCCTTCTGTACGACGACGGCGTGCTGGATATCTTCGCCGAGGTCGCCGCGTGGATGGAGCGAGGCGCAAAGACGCCTCTCTACCTCCCGAAATTGCATCTGACTTTGGATCCTGAGCACTACCGACTCG GTACGCTGATGAGGAAGGAGAACAGCAGCTTCCGGAATTTGAGAAGCGTGTTGACACGTGGAAGGGGGCACCACGCGTACAACTTGATAGAGCTAAAGCGGCGTCACCGG TCCTGCGTGTGCGGCATCATGGCTGTCTCCGTGATCCCCGAGGAGCAGCCGAGATCCCCGCGTGCCATAGCTTTCGTGCGTCCTGATCACGCGGAATAG
- a CDS encoding uncharacterized protein (encoded by transcript BESB_073620), with protein MPRGSHKGGIFPVSGLPWGMNRPYLKRGLYQHRRDHIFTPRWGTRTANFNPSPLPDGGTRKWENDAFKAWPLNGVPHHVKLYAVNEARYLVPAARCTAGPEVTQYILNQLDPGGAGRTFSGIGRPDVRLALAKPAAPSTTHLPRHLVNVARHVMGEAGERARRKNLSYSSSLSEEGFSPDVFDPFGTPMQERSRIKRLYNLVCEADSWRVKAEVRGGGRASSSSDSINAFPYVDEKAALVRDLPLAEILYSRHSHRLQSRRHPFWVDNGYKKRRVRIPYLYRRRVAKEEAQAREFGLSRTQGSQISGV; from the exons atgccgcgcggcagccacaAGGGGGGGATATTCCCCGTTTCCGGTCTGCCTTGGGGCATGAACCGGCCCTACCTGAAGAGAGGACTCTATCAGCATCGGCGCGACCACATCTTTACTCCGCGATGGGGCACACGGACGGCGAATTTCAATCCCTCGCCCCTCCCTGACGGCGGCACTCGCAAGTGGGAAAACGACGCCTTCAAAGCCTGGCCTCTAAACG GCGTCCCGCACCACGTGAAGCTCTACGCGGTCAACGAGGCGCGCTACCTggtccccgccgcgcgctgcactGCAGGCCCCGAGGTCACGCAATACATTCTCAATCAGCTCGAtcctggcggcgccggccgcaccTTCAGCGGCATCGGCAGACCAGATGTCCGCCTCGCACTCGCCAAGCCG GCGGCGCCTTCCACGACGCACCTTCCTCGACACCTCGTCAATGTCGCGCGACACGTGATGGGCGAGgctggagagcgcgcgcgacgcaagAATCTTTCCtactcttcctctctctctgaggAGGGCTTCTCGCCCGACGTCTTTGACCCTTTCGGCACGCCCATGCAAGAAAGAAGCAG GATCAAGCGTCTATACAACCTGGTGTGCGAAGCGGACTCCTGGCGCGTGAAGGCCGaggtgcgcggcggagggcgagcgagtTCGTCTTCAGATTCCATCAATGCGTTTCCTTACGTCGACGAGAAAGCCGCACTCGTTCGCGACCTGCCCCTTGCGGAGATCCTCTACTCTCGGCACAGCCACCGTCTGCAGAGTCGACGCCACCCCTTCTGGGTCGACAATGGCTACAAAAAGAGGCGCGTGCGTATTCCCTATCTCTACAG gcgccgcgtggcgaaggaggaggcacAGGCGAGAGAGTTCGGGCTGTCGCGCACGCAGGGCTCGCAGATTTCTGGAGTTTGA
- a CDS encoding putative exosomal 3'-5' exoribonuclease complex subunit (encoded by transcript BESB_073610) — protein MASPAAAGRGSRAAAPPVSAPPVFLPGDPLLRLLPTAASRAETKRAVERLAQVEQAFDFASSAASVARAASAAAGHELTASAPCAFVESLPHFPYGMGYIQSRQKRYEPVVGDVVVGIVSGKKDEAYTVHIRARGDGRLPMVEGFEGATKRHKPSLRRGSLVLCRVQASSVELGAELTCVDPSCKKSWTSNEKLLGELEGGLVLDVPSALALSLSSPHCFLLESLGERMVFEIAAGANGRVWIRAKEVADAILVGNILIACYGKERHVMQAIINTLVAKRAEA, from the exons atggcctcgccagccgctgcgggtcgcgggagccgcgcggccgccccgccggtctccgcgcctccggtCTTTCTCCCTGGAGAtccgcttctgcgtctgctgccgactgctgcgtcgcgcgccgagacAAAGCGCGCCGTCGAGCGTCTCGCGCAGGTGGAGCAGGCCTTCGACTttgcgtcctccgcagcgagtgtcgcgcgcgcggcctcggcagccgcaggccaCGAACTcaccgcctctgcgccctgcgcgtTCGTCGAGAGTCTGCCGCACTTCCCCTATGGGATGGGGTACATTCAGAGCCGACAGAAGCGCTACGAGCCCGTCGTCGgcgacgtcgtcgtcgggATCGTCTCTGGAAAGAAGGACGAAGCTTACACA GTTCACattcgcgctcgcggcgacggccgtcTGCCGATGGTGGAGGGCTTCGAGGGCGCGACGAAGCGCCACAAGccctcgctccgccgcggaagtCTGGTGCTGTGTCGCGTTCAGGCCTCTTCGGTCGAGCTCGGCGCCGAGCTGACCTGTGTCGACCCCAGCTGCAAGAAGTCGTGGACATCCAACGAGAAGCTTCTCGGCGAACTCGAGggcggcctcgtcctcgACGTCCCGTCCGCGCTGGCCCTCAG cttGTCGTCTCCGCATTGCTTTCTGCTGGAGAGCCTGGGCGAGCGAATGGTTTTCGAAATTGCCGCTGGGGCCAACGGTCGCGTCTGGATTCGAGCGAAGGAAGTCGCCGACGCCATTCTCGTCGGCAACATCTTGATCGCCTGCTACGGCAAGGAGCGGCACGTCATGCAGGCGATCATCAACACTCTCGTCGCGAAGCGAGCCGAGGCCTGA